Proteins encoded in a region of the Populus nigra chromosome 3, ddPopNigr1.1, whole genome shotgun sequence genome:
- the LOC133688825 gene encoding WAT1-related protein At4g30420-like — protein MGAFDDSKPTLAMLGLQFSYAIVSLITRAALIQGMSPRVFVVYRQAIATLVIVLVSYFSRRKSVGTSLGLRSFSLLFSASLIGVTINQNVFAEGLYLASSSMASAMGNLVPAITFVMAVALGLEKIKIGSFRSIAKIVGTVICVSGAISMALLRGPKLLNKTIFGSGGEDWLLGCLFIFVSTCCWSIWLILQVPLTASYPDHLSMSAWMCFLATLQSGILTLFLEKDLDAWKLHSYLELVGCLFTGIIGSGLSFFVQAWVICQRGPLFSAMFNPLCTVIVTVLAAIFLHEEIYTGGLIGGVAVIIGLYIVLWGKAKDFIKEEDEIDPKLEIDQRQAVKITIQDSREGKLVLEEPFLSDKSNDIEEDDNFHQ, from the exons ATGGGGGCATTTGATGATTCCAAGCCTACACTGGCCATGTTAGGATTGCAATTCTCCTATGCAATTGTTTCTCTCATCACAAGAGCTGCTCTTATACAAGGAATGAGTCCTAGGGTCTTTGTAGTCTACAGGCAAGCTATAGCAACTTTGGTCATTGTACTCGTGTCCTATTTCTCAAG GAGAAAATCAGTTGGGACTTCTTTGGGACTGAGGagcttttctttattgttttcgGCCTCACTTATAGG TGTAACGATCAATCAGAATGTCTTTGCTGAGGGACTATACTTAGCCTCATCATCAATGGCAAGTGCAATGGGTAATCTCGTTCCTGCCATCACATTTGTCATGGCAGTAGCTCTCGG ATTGGAGAAGATTAAGATCGGAAGCTTTAGAAGTATCGCGAAAATAGTAGGAACAGTAATATGTGTCAGTGGAGCCATATCAATGGCATTGCTCAGGGGACCAAAGCTACTTAACAAAACCATTTTTGGGTCGGGAGGTGAGGATTGGTTGCTGGGCTGTCTGTTTATCTTTGTGAGCACTTGTTGCTGGTCAATATGGCTGATTTTGCAG GTTCCGCTTACAGCTAGCTATCCTGACCACCTATCCATGTCAGCCTGGATGTGTTTCTTGGCAACACTACAGTCAGGAATTCTAACATTATTCTTAGAGAAAGATTTGGATGCATGGAAACTGCATTCATACTTGGAACTTGTTGGTTGTTTGTTCACA GGAATTATAGGATCTGGGCTATCTTTCTTTGTTCAGGCCTGGGTAATTTGTCAAAGGGGTCCCCTCTTCTCTGCAATGTTCAATCCTCTATGCACAGTTATTGTAACCGTATTGGCTGCTATTTTTCTCCATGAAGAGATTTACACTGGAGG CTTGATAGGAGGAGTTGCTGTGATTATTGGTTTGTATATTGTGCTATGGGGAAAGGCAAAAGACTTTATAAAGGAGGAAGACGAAATCGATCCGAAGCTGGAAATCGATCAAAGGCAGGCAGTTAAAATCACGATTCAGGACTCCAGAGAAGGAAAACTTGTTCTTGAAGAACCTTTTCTGTCTGATAAATCAAATGacattgaagaagatgataatttCCATCAATAA